Within the Pseudorasbora parva isolate DD20220531a chromosome 15, ASM2467924v1, whole genome shotgun sequence genome, the region TATCCATAATGTGATCCAAATCAAAAGCGTTTTATTGTttccataaaacaaaatacatataTCCAGGTGAAGTTCTTCAGGGGAAGATTTACAGAGAAGACATGGGGAATGACACTCCGGTGGTCCAATCAGTGGGCAGgctctgtaaaaaaaaggaaagtcATGTTAAACCATAAAGTTTCTACATATGTCTCATAAATAAGTATTTAAAACAAAGCTTCATTCTATCCATTAGGCCCTTTCCATTTGTTATTTTTCTCTTCATTTAGAAAACTATTACAATATGAGGAAAGTTTAAAAATGTTCATGTTTACCAAAGTTTGAGCAAAAAACATAATActgaaaatgtgattttaaaagtTAACACTTACTTGACTGCACTGCTTTCTTCTTTCCTGCAAAACAGAAATGATACTAACACTTTAACAAGAACGTTTGCAAGCTCTCAAAATAAAATTTGCCTTGTAAACACATTCTGAATTTGTGTAACATATTGTCTATCAACACGGGGCCAGCTCATCATATAATTATGACAGATTATGCATATAATGCTTACATGATATATAATATGTAGTGGCATAAACAATTATTATATAGTACATAATTTTATTGTATACCAAGAAATAAATAACGGTTAATGTGATGTTGACAGtacatttttaaagggttagttcaccccgaattgaaaattctgtcattaattactcaccatcatgtcattcctaacctgtaagacttttgttcatcttcaggacacaaatgaagatctttttgatgaaatgcgAGAGCATTCTGTCCCTACATTGACTAAAAATGAGAAACTTTGCACTAAATCGAGCATTCATATGGACTctttttacaatctctttatgaactcaAAGTTTCAGTTGTGTAGTGCACTACGgaaggacagaaagctctcaaaTTTCAACAAAATGATGTTTGTTTGTCTTCTGAAAATTAActaaagtcttacaggtttggaacaacgtgaagaattaatgacagaattacacatttttggttgaactaccGCTTTAAAAACATCTCCATCGTGTAGTCACacagactattttaacaatactATCTTTCTGGACTCAAAAGATGCAATGACGTTGCTGCCAATGGAAGGTCAGAAAAAAAATTGATGATTTCTCGATTTTAATCGATTCTGATTGAAAGACATCATTCCACCTTGTAAACAATGTCACGTTATAACGTCACATTTACCTGAAAAAAAACATATCCAGTGTCCATAAACTCGTTAGTCAGCTAGAAAAATTAACTCCAGAGAAGAGCATATGATAAATATATGCACCATATTACATATTCATTTTCTTcaatatttaatgtatgtttaaataaGTATGGCAAGTGTTTATGACagccaccatttaaatgtttcatataactttattattaaatgtttgtATACGAATCAGTTCATTTTTTCCTAGTAGGCTACAACTGACGGCCATAGTTTGcagtaggcatgtgccgatatcaatttttcatgttgcgattaattgctaaAGCTTTTATCACGTTATAAGATATTCTtatgatattgaaataagttgcaaaaaaagtggtcatagcataacagctttaagaacttttttgtaataacaaaaataactgaatgtttaaatacaataatacaatgcaccaaaaatatatacagctataggctataaagaacaacaggtaacaaattacaataaggtctcattatttaatgcattaaactaagattgagcaatagctacattcgTTACAGAAaggataatgtttttggtaatgttagttaagaaatacttattattgttagttttatcttaggtccattaaaaaagttattttgttattaaacagtaactaagaaattaacatttagaataattaattctttgtagtatttttcattgtcagtttgctaataatgaattaacatgtttactaatgaagtcgtatgtctcaaagttttaatgaacaataattacaatttttttttttaaactaatcaTTAGGGcgtgttgtagtccagattaaaacaaaaatgtttaagtttgaaaataaatagcctattaaatctttaagtatttggtgctgtgatgaacaaaaaaaaaaaccgaatggctgttttaaagcagcactagggaacttttcaacctttataacatattttttaagactcttgtgatgataaatcgacttacaaaaggttgaatgacacgtctgccatagcctgatggggtctgtatcgtttttaatcgtacttttaaacttcgggtttcgggtagtaacccgggaacaaaaagaactacaaaattcgactgctttacggcatatacgtcacttccaccaacacccacacttccttaaattcggacgtgcgagcccaactttgttcgtcggataatatagtcatgtccgaagcagcagagacaaataagaaaaaaggttttgttggaggaaaccaataagaggaaacgaaaaagtgatgggattaaaggcaggacggggatcaacattggaccagcgtttgctcgttggcgtgagctgaaggaggcgtgcccgaccgatgctgtcatgctgttatggtgattacctacaactcaaacattgaattgaagtatcatatagattctgtaaaacggtaaccaatagactactataatgacgctggcttgtaaacgtgagttttgtgattatttggcgtttgaaaaaaaataaaacccatgaagttatattcatatgacatgctgaaacatatgccactgactgtacctccgatgaagacatttcacacgcgatgccagaagaacacctgcatgtgaactcctcagTGTTCAggttaactgttagtgctgcaccgacccgcggcgccacttttatgaagttatttggcccgcaccgctgtatatatttttataacctGCCCCGCACccacgaccattaaatagacatacggggtccgcgggttatgagacccgtgcatcactagttcagggctatcagggtcgtcatgtcaacaaatgcacgcgcgatggcatcccctgttgtaggatgacagagcttacgacagtagttgaggacattattttttccaaactgtagggggaccccgagagcaaatgttgccaagtgctgctttaaaaactAGCGCGGTTGCTTTTGTTTTCAGGGTTTCCGGGGTAAGcactgcattctgcagttcatcagcgccctctgctgtcactgagtggcacttcagcagcgcgtctccttcactcgttcatgtgcttctcatttacatctgagcccagccctttgacgcagaatacagcggtgttgagcctttatacggttgatgggcaaagtattcttgagtgcttTATAAAAAATTGAatgattgttaataaattattatttacgatattttgaagtgcccacgataacaatacaGTGATGCCATACAAGAACCATTTCTGTTTCCCTTATGATTTATGCCTAAAGTAGTGtgaatattcatttaaaaaatctaaacatttcCAGAATAAAGAACTTTTAATTGTATggaaaggttcttcatggaaaccatagacagtaaaccATATAACCTGTCTCATTTAGGAGGCTACGTCCTCAGGAGGTCACATTTGAAGGCTGTATACGTCCCCAATGATGTCTTATTCTTTGTGAGGTGTAAAATcctgtcatttatttattacttacAACCTAACAGttatttttcttaaatgagaAAGCCACAATGTATGCATCCTTCAAATGTGACCTCCGAAGGACGCAGCTTATATAAATGATAGAGAGCGCTTCAATATACTTGGCCTCTCACCTCCATATGAAAGTTTGTAGTACATGAAAGTCATGAGTCCTACTCCAACCCACATCTCCTGGTATGCCTTGGTGTAGTAGGGGGCCACCTTAGACCACCAGCCAGCGAATGCACCACCTGCCATCTAGGGATCAAAACATAGAGATGCATGAATATTTGTCTAGAAGgctttaaatatgtattattacCAAACATATGTTTGAATGTGCAAACGTTATGTGCCATTAAAATAGCCAATCGAGTAACATGACAAACAATACTTTCAAGGACATAAAGTCAAAGACCAATTAAAATGAAAGATGTAATATACAATATTTAAGATACGTAAAGACATTACAAAATGAGTAAAAACAGTCTCATTTTATCACTGTCAGGATAAGACGAGTTCATGCAAAGCTCAGTATGACGCCAACTTGAATCGTGCAAAGAACAGTTCTTTTCTCCGTCCACTATAGGGGCACATTTCTCGCTGAGACTATACAAAATTGTATAGTCTTTTCATGTGCTTTTATAGTCATTTTATAAACACTTGCTTCACGAGTGTCATTTAGATGATAAGTTTGGCGGAGAGCCTTGATTTTCGATGTTGATTAATTTAAGGCGCTCAGTAAGGCCTTGTCATTTGGTCCGATAAACGAAAAAAGTAATGGTTTAAACGACTGAGAAGCTTCTTAAAATAGTCAGCGATTATTTCAACTATGCCAACTGGAATcatacagcatttattataagCAAATGTACTCACCTCTAATATGTTTGTGCACTGGACCACTCGGAGAAGGTCACTGTTCTGCGCTAGCTCAATGGGAGATGTAGCGGAAGCTCTCTTTGGGTTTCCGCTTGTAATTAAAAGCCCCggaatcaaaataaaagtccacaCGTGACTAATgtatttttgtaacattttaattcaCCTCTCGTCCTTATTGTCTTTAGATAGAACTTTGGATTTTAAATCGGATGTAATAAAATGTTAGATGTTAGAAAATGTTAGATCACATGATATTTTTTTTGGAAGTCCACATATATATCAGACAATGAAACAGATAGTTTATCTTGATAATTGAAGTATTTGActgttaaaaagaacagcataaAAGCCTTTATATATTTGGGTAATTCTATAATTGCAGGTACATTTGGTGTCCTTAGTCAttattttttctgctttaaaaaaaaggtcagttttacagtttttctcagtcgctttggtgaatttctcacatcactatttacatttgcacaacagTTAGTTCAACCTCCACAACATTTAGTCATTTGTGCACATCATAGTATAGCAGTTTCTCGTTCCTTCCAACAAATTGCAAATGCTTTTGGACATGCATCATTTGCTTTCATAAAATTCtgctgtttaataacattatcaTTTGCTTATGTCATGTCAGTCAAAATGAACTATAGCCTACTTGTGAATGATTAATAGTCATTCCATATAAAACTAATAGTCCTCATTTCATTACTTGAatcattacataaaaaaaaataatttcttccTAAAAATGTCACTTAAATTGAAAAATTTCTCTCAGGTGAATCTCAACTTTCACTAATGAGAAGGGGTATGAAAAGCATTAGTTCTGTGTGTTGTATGTTCAGTTTCAATATGGCTACTGCAATATTGTTTACAGTTGTGCACAGCCCAAAGGGAGTTTATGTTTGTTGTAAATTGTTGTATTGTTTCTTTTGCACAATGCTGTGAACAAATTAGAATGGCAAAGAgcataaaaaatgtgaaaaatataCAGTGACTTGTATTCAGAAAcctcactaaatacagtaatatgtAACTGTATTTTTCAAATGGCTGTGCAAATATTATATGCTGTCTTGAGCATTTCCAGGTAGTGTCACCAAGATCTGACTTTTTTGCATTGGAAAACAATGGTGTCAGGAGTTTTTAGCTTGATGACACGGACACTTTCATTGACA harbors:
- the atp5mj gene encoding ATP synthase subunit ATP5MPL, mitochondrial; amino-acid sequence: MAGGAFAGWWSKVAPYYTKAYQEMWVGVGLMTFMYYKLSYGGKKKAVQSKPAH